Part of the Virgibacillus necropolis genome, TTGTCACGCATAATATGCAACAGGCTGCGCGTATTTCTGATCGAACAGCATTCTTTCTAAATGGTGAAGTAGTTGAATATAGTGATACAGACAGGTTATTTTCTAATCCAACTGACAAAAGAACAGAGGACTATATAACAGGTCGATTTGGTTAAGTATACGGGGGTGTAACTATTGACAAGAGAAAATTTTGAGGAACAATTATTAGGGTTGAAATCTGAATTAATGGAGCTAGGAGATCTAGCCAAGGTGGCAATAGATCGATCAATAAACGCTTTGGAAAATCAGAACGTTGATTTGGCATTACAAGTTATTGATGAGGACGCTAAAATCAATGCATTAGAAGAAGAGATAAACGAGAACGCAACGTGGCTGATTGCAAAGGAACAACCTTTAGCTACTGATTTACGGAAAATAATAGCCATTATGAAGGTCACAACAGATATTGAACGAATAGGGGATTTGGCTGTAAACATTGCTAAATCTGTGATTCGAATCGGTAAACGTGAGTTTGTTGAACCATTAAATAAAATACCTCATATGGCTTCTATTACGCAAAAAATGATTGATAATATACTTCTAGCGTTTAATGAAGAAGATATCTACAAGGCGAGAGATGTTGCAAAAATGGATGATGAAGTAGATAAAATGTACGGTGGCCTTGTGGAAGAATTGATGGGTCTTATGACAAAAAATCCTGATTATATAGCACAAATCATACAATTATCTTTTATTTGCCGTTATTTAGAACGTGCGGCTGATCATTCAACAAACATCTCAGAGGCAATAATATATTTAGTAAAAGGGAAGAGGTATGATCTAAATAGTTAAAATTATCTAGCTTAAAAAAGTAGTGTAGGTAGTTCACTTACCGTGGAGAAAATAGCAAATCAACTAACAACTAGCAGATAGTTTTAATAACAACATCAAATTCACCAGTTTAATGTCCTTCATTGGCATGATGAAGGACTATTTCTCTGCGTTTTCGTGTTCTTTCAACCTTCATTGGCTTTTTATACATTTAGACTTAATTTAGTAATAAAAACATCATACCAATTAGCACCCCACTATCATCTATTAGCAGGAAGTTAATTTGGATGTTATTTATGGTTAATCATTGTTATATCAACAAAAATAACATACCAATGAATTTGGCATGTTATTTCACTTGTTTTCAATTTTTTTCTCAAAAAGTGAACTACGTAGGAATATTCCTACACTACTTTTTTATCTAGGCATTATTTTAATTTGTAATTGTTTCAGCTATTTCGTTAAG contains:
- the phoU gene encoding phosphate signaling complex protein PhoU, giving the protein MTRENFEEQLLGLKSELMELGDLAKVAIDRSINALENQNVDLALQVIDEDAKINALEEEINENATWLIAKEQPLATDLRKIIAIMKVTTDIERIGDLAVNIAKSVIRIGKREFVEPLNKIPHMASITQKMIDNILLAFNEEDIYKARDVAKMDDEVDKMYGGLVEELMGLMTKNPDYIAQIIQLSFICRYLERAADHSTNISEAIIYLVKGKRYDLNS